In one Rhopalosiphum padi isolate XX-2018 chromosome 3, ASM2088224v1, whole genome shotgun sequence genomic region, the following are encoded:
- the LOC132927753 gene encoding inhibitor of growth protein 4-like: MTSALNLEHYLNNLENLPVELQRNFTLMRDLDSRVQELMRNVDKLTDDYMSNSKGYTADKKREMMTSIQRQFDKAKEYSDDKVQLAIQTYEMVDKHIREFDSDLARFGAEIQDRAISATRNIEENSQKRECKKIKDKEIKNKSASSEEETAPKKTSKMKQLKKGVTKATSAAPSKTPLINVVTNPTNPTNSVTSVTVETSSLTGAGVAHSTEVLDMPVDPNEPTYCLCNQVSYGEMIGCDNPDCPIEWFHFACVKLTTKPKGKWFCLKCITDRKKK, translated from the exons atgacttcTGCTCTTAACTTGGAACACTATCTGAACA atttagagaATCTTCCTGTTGAGTTACAACGAAACTTCACTCTGATGCGAGATCTTGACTCCAGAGTTCAAGAATTGATGCGCAACGTTGACAAACTGACAGACGATTATATGTCAAATTCCAAGGGATACACAGCAGATAAAAAACGCGAAATGATGACCAGCATACAACGTCAGTTTGACAAAGCAAAAGAATACAGTGATGATAAAGTTCAATTGGCTATACAAACTTATGAAATG GTAGATAAACATATTAGAGAATTTGATTCAGATTTAGCACGCTTTGGAGCTGAAATTCAAGACAGAGCCATTAGTGCTACAAGAAATATAGAAGAAAATTCACAAAAAC GAGAATGTAAAAAGATTAAAgacaaagaaattaaaaataagagtgCATCGAGTGAAGAAGAAACAGCTCCaaaaaaaacatctaaaatGAAACAACTGAAAAAAG GAGTTACAAAAGCAACAAGTGCAGCACCTAGTAAAACACCTTTAATTAATGTTGTCACTAATCCAACAAACCCTACAAATAGTGTAACCAGCGTTACAGTAGAAACTAGTTCCCTTACTGGTGCCGGAGTTGCACACTCGACTGAAGTATTAGATATGCCTGTTGATCCAAATGAACCAACGTATTGTTTATGCAACCAAGTTTCTTATGGTGAAATGATTGGCTGTGATAATCCAgat tgtccTATTGAATGGTTCCACTTTGCATGTGTCAAATTAACTACCAAGCCTAAAGGAAAATGGTTCTGTCTTAAATGTATAACAGACAGgaagaaaaaataa